In Shewanella sp. VB17, a single genomic region encodes these proteins:
- the dsbB gene encoding disulfide bond formation protein DsbB, producing the protein MESLILNQVTQFAQSRLAWLILAGTALGLELCALFFQYVMKLDPCVMCVYQRIAIFGILAAGLMGVLGHKNRVMRLLAIIAWGGSAAWGLKLALELVDMQTNPSPFSTCAFLPEFPTWMPLHEWIPSLFMPTGMCTDIPWEMLSITMGQWMIVAFSVYLIAMVVFIIPTLSKTR; encoded by the coding sequence ATGGAGAGTCTGATATTGAATCAAGTCACCCAATTCGCACAATCACGGCTTGCTTGGCTTATATTAGCTGGAACAGCACTCGGGCTTGAACTTTGTGCCCTTTTTTTCCAATATGTGATGAAATTAGATCCTTGCGTGATGTGTGTCTATCAACGTATCGCCATATTCGGCATTTTGGCGGCTGGATTAATGGGAGTTTTAGGTCATAAAAATAGAGTAATGCGACTTTTAGCTATCATAGCTTGGGGAGGAAGTGCGGCTTGGGGATTAAAGCTTGCCCTAGAATTAGTCGATATGCAGACCAACCCATCCCCTTTTTCAACTTGCGCTTTTTTACCCGAATTTCCCACTTGGATGCCGCTTCACGAATGGATCCCTTCTCTATTTATGCCTACCGGTATGTGCACTGATATCCCGTGGGAAATGTTGTCGATCACAATGGGACAATGGATGATTGTGGCTTTTTCTGTTTATCTCATTGCGATGGTTGTCTTTATTATTCCTACTTTGAGTAAAACACGTTAA
- the nhaB gene encoding sodium/proton antiporter NhaB, producing MPVTMSQAFIDNFLGHSPKWFKIAILSFLIINPMVFYIDPFIAGWLLILEFIFTLAMALKCYPLQPGGLLAIEAVAVGMTSPSQVFHEIEANLEVLLLLVFMVAGIYFMKQLLLYVFTKMITKIKSKIVVSLMFCIASAFLSAFLDALTVIAVIIAVAVGFYSIYHKVASGKHFTDDHDHTSEGHQQLCENELSAFRGFLRNLLMHAGIGTALGGVCTMVGEPQNLIIAAQANWQFGEFAIRMSPVTIPVFFAGIFTCFLVEKYKVFDYGQELPSAVHKILSDYASHEDARRTNHDKMKLVIQALVGVWLIIGLAFHLASVGLIGLSVIILTTAFNGVTHEHALGKAFEEALPFTALLAVFFAIVGVIIDQQLFAPVIQWALSYEGNTQLVIFYIANGLLSMVSDNVFVGTVYINEVKAALLSGQITREQFDLLAVAINTGTNLPSVATPNGQAAFLFLLTSAIAPLIRLSYGRMVWMAVPYTIVLSIVGVLAIQFGGLEQMTQYFYDHQIITHHSVANSTSLTH from the coding sequence ATGCCTGTGACTATGAGTCAGGCGTTTATTGATAACTTCTTAGGTCATTCGCCTAAGTGGTTCAAAATCGCAATTTTATCATTTTTAATCATTAATCCGATGGTCTTTTATATCGATCCATTTATTGCTGGGTGGTTATTAATTCTTGAGTTTATTTTCACGTTAGCAATGGCATTAAAATGCTACCCACTCCAACCAGGCGGACTCCTTGCCATCGAAGCTGTGGCAGTCGGCATGACATCGCCAAGCCAAGTGTTCCATGAAATAGAAGCAAACTTAGAGGTATTGTTACTGCTTGTTTTTATGGTGGCAGGTATCTACTTTATGAAGCAACTGCTCTTATATGTTTTTACTAAGATGATCACGAAAATAAAGTCTAAAATTGTTGTCTCGTTAATGTTCTGTATCGCGTCCGCTTTTTTATCTGCTTTCCTTGATGCATTAACCGTCATTGCCGTGATTATTGCTGTTGCCGTCGGATTTTACTCCATCTATCATAAGGTCGCATCGGGCAAGCACTTCACCGACGATCATGATCATACCTCCGAGGGACATCAGCAGTTATGTGAAAATGAATTAAGTGCATTTCGTGGTTTTTTAAGAAATCTACTGATGCATGCTGGTATAGGCACGGCATTAGGCGGCGTATGCACTATGGTCGGAGAGCCACAGAATTTGATTATTGCTGCTCAAGCTAATTGGCAATTTGGCGAATTTGCAATACGTATGTCTCCGGTGACGATCCCAGTATTTTTTGCTGGGATCTTTACGTGTTTCTTAGTCGAAAAATATAAAGTGTTTGACTATGGACAAGAACTTCCCTCAGCTGTGCATAAAATCCTATCCGATTACGCCTCTCATGAAGATGCAAGGCGTACTAATCATGATAAGATGAAGCTCGTCATACAAGCCTTAGTAGGCGTTTGGTTAATAATAGGATTAGCTTTTCATTTAGCATCTGTCGGTCTCATCGGTCTGTCGGTCATCATCTTGACCACCGCATTTAATGGCGTCACACACGAACATGCACTGGGTAAAGCATTTGAAGAAGCCCTACCATTTACCGCGCTTCTGGCTGTGTTTTTTGCCATTGTCGGCGTCATTATTGACCAACAATTATTTGCACCAGTGATTCAATGGGCATTGAGTTATGAAGGCAACACACAATTAGTTATCTTCTACATTGCCAACGGTTTGCTTTCTATGGTCAGTGACAATGTGTTTGTTGGCACCGTGTATATTAATGAAGTCAAAGCAGCTCTCCTGTCAGGCCAAATAACCCGAGAACAATTTGACTTACTTGCTGTGGCAATTAATACAGGAACAAACTTACCTTCAGTGGCAACTCCTAATGGCCAAGCCGCCTTCTTGTTCCTACTCACATCAGCAATCGCTCCCCTCATTCGCCTATCCTATGGACGCATGGTGTGGATGGCTGTTCCATACACCATCGTATTATCAATTGTGGGTGTGCTAGCCATTCAATTCGGTGGATTAGAACAGATGACACAATACTTTTATGATCATCAAATCATCACCCATCATTCAGTGGCCAATAGCACCTCACTAACACACTAA
- the fadR gene encoding fatty acid metabolism transcriptional regulator FadR, whose product MTIVQNAPPVAKNKDIIEAKGPASFAEKYIVRSIWEEKFPPGSILPAERELSELIGVTRTTLREVLQRLARDGWLTIQHGKPTKVNDIWETSGLNVLETIADLNPAGEPVLLEQLLSARTNISAIYFKGAVRYNADKVLEALHTLGTLNNDPKAYVEFDYQLHRSLAYNSGNPLYVLILNGFKGLYSRVGEDYFAIDKARELAFKFYESLQQLAKDKNHNAIPALMRSYGINSGKVWQQFKNSQTNFAE is encoded by the coding sequence ATGACAATTGTCCAAAACGCTCCGCCGGTGGCAAAGAACAAAGATATTATCGAAGCCAAAGGGCCCGCGAGTTTTGCTGAGAAATATATTGTCCGCTCTATCTGGGAGGAAAAATTTCCACCGGGTTCAATATTACCTGCAGAAAGAGAACTCTCAGAACTTATTGGGGTTACGCGCACAACATTACGTGAAGTACTGCAACGATTAGCACGTGATGGTTGGTTGACGATACAACATGGTAAACCCACCAAGGTGAATGATATTTGGGAGACATCAGGCTTAAATGTATTGGAAACCATAGCGGATTTGAACCCAGCAGGTGAGCCTGTGTTACTCGAACAGCTGCTTTCAGCTCGAACCAATATTAGTGCTATCTATTTTAAAGGGGCTGTTCGCTATAATGCTGACAAAGTGTTAGAAGCATTGCACACACTCGGTACACTCAATAATGATCCTAAAGCGTATGTTGAGTTTGATTATCAGCTTCATCGTAGCTTGGCGTATAATTCAGGTAATCCACTTTATGTATTAATTTTAAATGGGTTTAAAGGACTTTATAGCAGAGTCGGTGAAGATTACTTTGCTATAGATAAAGCTCGAGAGTTAGCTTTTAAGTTTTATGAGTCTTTACAACAACTTGCTAAAGATAAAAATCATAATGCAATCCCCGCATTAATGCGCAGCTATGGGATAAATAGTGGAAAAGTGTGGCAACAATTTAAAAACAGTCAGACAAACTTTGCAGAATAA
- a CDS encoding translocation/assembly module TamB domain-containing protein: protein MNQPSHPEPHHAQEDSQLNTASLPMLCWRSFKALSRLIIYIPLSVLILIAILIGTHFGSRITVLLADILVPDLNITYVTGTINSQLKVKDTHWEMNGISVDIKELNLKWLPMCLLKKQVCIDELSASGVLVNIDTDTLARDNSPIDDLETDHLETEKVLILPFGIDLQLAELANVEVSVNDMQFNVSALRTQAQWQQTGIRVNYLNTTGLFVSIPESSEETDPINKQTPQDNKWAMAHLPRVFIPIPIFVSSAKIHDSRLKLGKREDKFKQINLQASYHNFLVHVENLQLDHSDGNVNLKGDISLKDDYPMDLSVALDARRINEFPEMGAQIVKLEAKGGFNKLAINATGAGQVDFSLDGDIGLASPHLPYHLNLNARQLSWPLDKPLYTGQSIILATNGDLNHQSITLSSVINTPYQPPLDINTQFEHFGTQLKINHLNAKGDIGELVASGEVNYDNVFTWDTNISLKDIKIEQLVLDLENPLPTSLITGQLHTKGTFDNKKWQVGLSQSNLTGELQGYPFHLLGDITINDELNISSNSLVFSALQSMLTMSGTVKEHWAINALLDIPDLNLWHPSANGTIKADIKVSGPNGQPKIDMTANALDLTFEQFELGKAHIKGHYFPQNAHQFDLSLKANDFTWQKIKLDAIMFNIDGDESNQQLALDTLGELQLNTEIYSQFDPDIEAINAEIRTFSLDSIIGPWDLKAPFEITWNNTQQFGAINPFCWQHKDGSLCLDNTAELGNKGETSVSFTGNVGALLAPFLPENVTWEAPAKLNSQLSWQPDSKPTGFVELNFDPGYISLNHNHNNVDIGYKVLNLQAALDPETLSTQIRFDSYDIANWEGQLNINVSPDRAISGYTKLHQINLASLSEFMPQLESLKGKISSELTIAGTLDKPDISGEVSLKKGELLIAANPTLLEDIDLSLSLSGQEAKVNGHWLMGEGKADLAGQLNWAHDKFTGDIKFNGENLAIIQPPLAMINVSPDLTIHFQKNLVDVQGILNIISGNIKVAQLSEGGVAESQDVVFEDSISSGDVAHNPLAITANVKINVFDKLKIDGMGLTGKLAGTLDLKQAAFRPPLLYGDIRVIDGNYTFLGQTLAIKTGEVQFIGPLDIPNLNIEAVREIKEEEVIAGVRITGTPLKPIVTLFSSPTKDQGEILSYILKGGAIKDSDGNQNNSLMMVAALSLGNQLGGSAVNNISHSATDLIEKIGFSNVQLNANDDGRVAISAFIGEDLMVKYGVGVFNPGYEVTVRYYLLSQLYLETVSGNIEQSLDIYYNFDID from the coding sequence ATGAACCAGCCCTCACATCCAGAACCTCATCACGCACAAGAAGACAGTCAATTAAACACCGCGAGCCTACCTATGCTTTGTTGGCGCAGCTTTAAAGCTCTTTCTAGGCTAATCATCTATATCCCGCTTAGTGTATTGATCCTTATTGCCATATTAATTGGTACTCATTTCGGCAGCCGGATCACCGTATTATTGGCCGATATATTAGTCCCCGATCTGAATATTACCTATGTAACAGGCACAATAAACAGCCAACTCAAGGTCAAAGACACTCATTGGGAAATGAACGGGATCAGTGTGGATATCAAGGAACTAAACCTTAAATGGCTTCCCATGTGTCTATTGAAAAAGCAAGTTTGCATAGATGAACTTTCAGCATCTGGCGTATTAGTCAACATCGACACGGATACATTAGCCCGCGATAACAGCCCAATAGATGATCTCGAAACAGATCATCTCGAAACAGAGAAAGTACTCATCTTGCCTTTTGGTATCGATCTTCAGCTGGCCGAACTCGCCAACGTTGAGGTTAGCGTCAATGATATGCAATTTAATGTCAGTGCATTGCGCACTCAAGCTCAATGGCAGCAAACGGGTATTAGGGTCAACTATCTTAATACCACGGGTCTATTCGTGTCGATTCCAGAGTCGAGCGAAGAAACGGATCCCATTAACAAACAGACTCCCCAAGATAACAAATGGGCGATGGCTCATCTACCGAGAGTATTTATCCCTATTCCCATTTTTGTCTCTAGTGCCAAAATACACGATAGTCGGCTCAAACTCGGCAAGCGTGAAGATAAATTTAAGCAGATTAATCTGCAAGCAAGTTATCACAACTTTCTTGTACACGTGGAAAACTTGCAGCTTGATCATAGCGACGGTAACGTTAACTTAAAAGGTGACATATCCCTCAAAGATGATTACCCGATGGATTTATCAGTCGCCCTCGATGCTCGCCGCATTAACGAATTCCCTGAGATGGGTGCTCAAATAGTCAAACTGGAAGCTAAAGGAGGGTTTAACAAACTCGCCATTAATGCTACGGGAGCTGGGCAGGTTGACTTTTCACTTGACGGTGATATCGGTTTGGCATCCCCACACCTGCCTTACCATCTTAACCTCAACGCTCGGCAGCTAAGCTGGCCATTAGATAAGCCGCTTTATACAGGTCAATCAATCATCTTAGCAACTAATGGGGATCTGAATCATCAATCGATTACATTATCCAGTGTTATCAATACCCCCTATCAACCACCATTAGATATAAACACGCAATTTGAGCATTTTGGCACTCAATTAAAGATAAATCACCTCAATGCAAAAGGAGATATCGGAGAACTTGTCGCCTCAGGGGAAGTCAACTATGACAATGTATTCACTTGGGACACTAATATTAGCCTTAAGGATATAAAGATTGAACAACTGGTTTTAGATTTAGAAAATCCTCTGCCAACCAGCCTCATCACAGGACAACTACACACCAAGGGGACTTTCGATAATAAAAAATGGCAAGTGGGCCTCTCTCAATCAAATTTAACAGGCGAATTACAAGGCTATCCCTTTCATTTATTGGGTGACATAACCATTAATGATGAGTTAAACATCAGTTCAAACAGTTTAGTATTCAGTGCGTTACAATCTATGTTAACCATGTCTGGTACAGTAAAAGAGCACTGGGCTATTAATGCGTTACTCGATATACCGGATCTTAATCTTTGGCACCCAAGTGCCAATGGCACAATCAAAGCAGACATCAAAGTATCAGGACCTAATGGACAGCCAAAAATAGACATGACGGCCAACGCATTAGACTTAACATTTGAACAGTTCGAGCTTGGAAAAGCACACATAAAAGGACATTATTTTCCACAAAATGCCCATCAATTTGACTTGTCACTTAAGGCTAATGACTTCACATGGCAAAAAATAAAACTCGACGCCATTATGTTCAACATTGACGGCGATGAAAGTAATCAACAACTCGCTTTAGACACATTAGGTGAGCTGCAACTCAATACTGAAATTTATTCACAGTTTGATCCTGACATTGAAGCTATCAATGCCGAAATCCGTACTTTCAGTCTAGATTCCATAATAGGCCCATGGGATCTCAAAGCCCCTTTCGAGATCACTTGGAACAATACACAGCAATTTGGCGCCATTAACCCATTTTGCTGGCAACATAAAGATGGCTCATTGTGTCTTGATAACACTGCAGAACTGGGTAATAAGGGAGAAACTAGCGTCAGTTTTACCGGCAATGTTGGTGCGTTACTCGCTCCTTTTTTACCAGAAAATGTAACATGGGAAGCACCCGCTAAGCTCAACTCACAACTTTCATGGCAACCGGATAGTAAGCCTACTGGCTTTGTAGAGCTTAATTTTGATCCTGGTTATATTAGCCTAAATCATAATCATAATAATGTTGATATTGGTTATAAGGTGCTTAATCTGCAGGCAGCGCTTGACCCCGAAACACTGTCGACTCAAATAAGGTTCGATTCCTATGATATCGCTAACTGGGAGGGTCAATTAAATATCAATGTCAGCCCAGACAGGGCCATTTCAGGTTACACTAAATTACACCAAATTAACCTAGCATCGTTATCTGAATTTATGCCACAACTGGAAAGCCTTAAAGGTAAAATCTCCAGTGAATTGACCATAGCAGGGACGTTAGATAAACCTGATATATCAGGTGAAGTGTCACTTAAAAAAGGAGAACTGCTCATTGCAGCGAATCCAACTTTGCTTGAAGATATCGACCTTTCACTGTCATTATCAGGCCAAGAAGCCAAAGTCAACGGCCATTGGTTAATGGGAGAAGGGAAAGCAGATCTGGCTGGGCAGCTTAACTGGGCTCATGATAAGTTTACGGGAGACATTAAATTTAATGGTGAAAACTTAGCCATCATTCAACCTCCACTAGCCATGATTAATGTCTCACCTGACTTAACAATACATTTCCAGAAAAATCTAGTGGATGTTCAAGGTATCCTCAATATTATCTCAGGTAATATCAAAGTTGCTCAATTATCCGAAGGTGGGGTTGCCGAGTCTCAAGATGTTGTATTTGAAGACAGTATTTCATCAGGCGATGTGGCACACAACCCATTAGCTATCACAGCTAATGTGAAGATCAATGTATTCGATAAACTGAAAATCGATGGCATGGGGTTAACGGGTAAATTAGCGGGAACATTAGATTTAAAACAAGCAGCATTCAGGCCGCCGCTTCTTTATGGAGATATTCGCGTCATAGACGGTAATTATACATTTTTAGGTCAAACGCTAGCAATTAAAACCGGCGAAGTGCAGTTTATTGGCCCACTGGACATCCCGAATCTAAATATCGAAGCTGTTAGAGAAATCAAAGAAGAAGAAGTAATTGCTGGAGTCAGGATCACTGGAACACCACTAAAACCTATCGTCACACTGTTTTCATCACCAACAAAAGATCAAGGTGAGATCCTCTCTTACATCCTAAAAGGAGGGGCAATTAAAGACAGTGATGGTAACCAAAATAATAGTTTGATGATGGTAGCAGCATTAAGTCTTGGTAACCAACTCGGTGGCTCTGCGGTCAATAACATTAGCCACTCTGCCACCGATCTTATCGAAAAAATAGGCTTTTCAAATGTTCAACTTAACGCCAATGATGATGGTCGCGTGGCAATTAGTGCCTTTATTGGAGAAGACTTAATGGTCAAATATGGAGTGGGAGTCTTTAACCCTGGCTATGAGGTGACAGTAAGGTATTATCTTTTATCTCAGCTCTACCTAGAAACGGTATCCGGTAACATCGAACAATCACTCGACATCTACTATAACTTCGATATCGATTGA
- a CDS encoding autotransporter assembly complex family protein, with protein MRTLDLWPISLILISTLMCSFSVQANDWLTLNIKGGSDELDTNIRAHLGPLPTSIVQRRTFIFNTEDSAIAALHSLGYYHGKVEQEVLSPEQGAWALNLSITPGPPTLIQWIDMHLEGQILNDPVMINWLNTRTVKPGDIVNHGTYEQLKSQLITLALSRGYFDGKYIESSIKINRDLNTARLTLHYDSGQRYRIGEINFEGQTLNDNVMRTLIPFKLNSPYSTTRLSALNRELLDTGYFANVKVLPQVNKSTDLIIPIKVDLSSKPSHSIELGFGVDIGDTNETGIEPRVRVTWRTPQINRFGHSQETSVEWAPDKPKFLTTYTIPLSHPLDDQLKFRIGMLRDKYGATQVYDPSNNTFTNTGELEGNKRLLGIIRQQRLADQWVLNYSIEAIREYYTQSEVDYDPTFILLGTSISKTIRGDNSLDPKSGFFQYYSIEYADPNLGSTARLTRLQTKYKWIDTFFDKHRLVSRLDLGFNLAADEDLPFIPPSLRYFAGGDQSIRGYGYQALGPYLDYTSATGEQTRQVVGGSYLIVGSLEYQYYLTPTWRLASFIDAGNAFDTDQIEPIVSVGGGVHWISPIGPIKFDVGVGLKETDTMDRPWRIHLTMGTEL; from the coding sequence ATGCGTACTTTAGACTTATGGCCGATTAGCCTCATTCTTATCTCTACTTTAATGTGCTCTTTTTCAGTACAGGCCAATGATTGGTTAACATTAAACATCAAAGGGGGTTCCGATGAGTTAGACACCAATATCCGCGCGCATTTAGGTCCTTTACCCACGTCAATCGTTCAACGCAGAACTTTTATTTTTAACACTGAAGATAGCGCCATTGCTGCGCTGCATTCGCTTGGCTATTATCATGGTAAGGTTGAACAGGAAGTATTGTCACCGGAACAAGGAGCTTGGGCACTCAATCTTTCTATTACGCCAGGTCCCCCAACATTAATTCAATGGATCGATATGCACTTAGAAGGACAAATCCTCAATGATCCAGTAATGATTAATTGGTTAAACACACGCACCGTCAAACCCGGTGATATCGTCAACCATGGCACCTATGAACAGCTAAAATCTCAGTTGATCACTTTGGCGCTATCACGTGGTTATTTTGATGGTAAATATATTGAATCTTCGATCAAAATCAACCGCGATCTCAACACCGCAAGACTGACACTGCATTATGATTCAGGTCAACGTTACCGTATTGGTGAAATCAACTTTGAAGGACAAACATTGAATGATAATGTAATGCGAACATTGATCCCTTTCAAGCTCAATAGTCCATACAGTACAACCCGTCTTAGCGCATTAAATCGAGAGTTACTCGATACGGGATATTTTGCCAACGTTAAAGTTCTCCCACAGGTCAATAAATCAACTGATTTAATTATCCCAATTAAAGTCGATCTTTCTTCAAAACCTAGCCATTCAATTGAATTAGGTTTCGGTGTCGACATCGGTGATACCAATGAGACTGGTATAGAGCCTAGAGTAAGAGTCACTTGGCGCACACCTCAAATCAATCGTTTTGGCCATTCACAAGAAACCAGTGTAGAGTGGGCTCCCGATAAGCCAAAGTTTTTAACCACTTATACTATTCCGTTAAGCCATCCCTTAGATGATCAACTAAAATTCCGTATTGGCATGTTAAGAGATAAATATGGTGCCACTCAAGTTTATGACCCCAGTAATAACACTTTCACCAACACCGGAGAGTTAGAAGGAAACAAACGTCTACTGGGGATCATTCGTCAGCAAAGATTGGCAGATCAATGGGTACTTAATTACTCAATCGAAGCAATTCGTGAATATTACACGCAATCTGAAGTTGATTATGACCCCACATTTATCCTCCTTGGGACCAGTATCTCCAAAACTATCCGAGGCGATAACAGTTTAGATCCTAAATCTGGCTTTTTTCAGTATTACAGTATCGAGTATGCTGATCCTAATTTAGGCTCAACAGCGCGCCTAACCAGACTCCAAACCAAGTATAAGTGGATTGATACTTTCTTTGATAAACACCGACTGGTATCCAGACTCGATTTAGGGTTTAACTTAGCCGCTGATGAAGATTTGCCTTTTATCCCTCCATCACTACGCTATTTTGCCGGTGGAGATCAAAGTATTCGTGGTTACGGTTATCAAGCGCTCGGGCCTTATTTAGATTATACCAGCGCAACTGGCGAACAAACACGGCAAGTGGTCGGCGGTAGCTACCTTATAGTGGGTAGCCTTGAGTACCAATACTACCTGACCCCCACTTGGCGTTTAGCCAGTTTTATCGATGCGGGCAACGCATTTGATACAGACCAAATTGAACCTATAGTATCGGTAGGCGGTGGGGTTCATTGGATCTCACCTATCGGCCCGATTAAATTTGATGTCGGTGTTGGCTTAAAAGAGACAGATACCATGGATCGCCCTTGGCGTATCCATCTTACCATGGGCACTGAATTATGA